CGAACACCTGCCGCCCGACGAGTGGATGCAGGAACTGCAGGCCGGCCTGACCGGCCCGATGCTTCTGACCCGCGCGCTGCTGCCGCTGTTGCGCGGCACCGAGGACAGCCGCGTGCTCTTCGTCGTCGACGACCCGGAGGCCCGCGCCGGCGCGTACTGGGCCGCCTACGGCGTCGCGCAGTCGGGCGTTCGGGCGCTGGCCGCCACGCTGGCCGCCGAGTGCCGCAAGACCGGCCCGGCCGTAGGCACCTACGACCCCGGCGCGTTCTACAGTCCGCTGCGGTCCCGCGTGTGGCCGGCCGAAGACCCCTCGTCCCTGCCGACCGCGGACGTCGCGGCCGAGGCCGTGCTCGAGGCGTTTTCCAGGGTCGAACGACCCGGTGCCGATTGACCCCACCACGCCACAGGAGCCGACCATGTCCGACACCCTGTTCGAGAAGATCGTCGCCCGCGAGATTCCCGCCGACATCGTCTACGAGGACGACGAGCTGCTGGCGTTCCGGGACATCCAGCCCCAGGCGCCGGTGCACGTGCTGATCATCCCGAAGAAGCGCATCGCAACGCTGAACGACCTGGAGACCGACCATGCCGAACTGGTCGGCCGGATGGTCCTCGCCGCGGCGAAGATCGCGAAGGACGAGGGCATCGCCGACGACGGCTACCGCCTGAACCTCAACTGCAACGAGCAGGGCGGACAGTCGGTCTACCACATCCACCTGCATCTGCTCGGCGGCCGACAAATGACCTGGCCTCCGGGATAGGCTTCGATGCCGGTCGAGCGCGAGTCCTTTAGAGGATGGACGCAAAGGCGCGAAGGGGGACGAAGGAACGCAAAGAAGATCCTGAAGCGCTGGAATGCGGTCGCTCATGCTCGCCTGTGACGGGCTACGGCGAGGTTCTGGCCGATAGGCGTTTGATGGCGAGTTGATCGGACACTCAAAGTGAGGAGGCGCTGAGTTTGGGCGACCTTGAAGCGATTTTCGACCGACTTCGATCTCGGCCCAAAGCCTGTTTCATTGAGCCGAGGCCTGTCGAGTGTCGATATCGCTCAGAGCTTTTCTCAGCACATCCCCGCGCTTCTGGGAGAATAGGACGCTCGATGTCCATAGGACTCTTGCCCGGATATATCCTCCGAGGCTCGCCCAGCGCTGCGATCAATTGCTTGCTTTGCGCCCTTCGCTCCTTCGCGCCTTTGCGCCCATCCTCTAGCCGTTCGTGACGTAACTCCGAGTCTTCGCTACAGCACACCCTGCGCAATCATCGCATCGGCGAGTTTTTCGAAGCCGGCGATGTTGGCGCCCTTGCGGTAGTTGACCGGGCCGCCGTTGCCGTCGCCGCCGTGACGCTCGCAGCGGTCGTGGATGTCGCGCATGATCTTCTGCAGTTCGTCGTCGACGCGGTCGCGGGTCCAGACCAGGTGCTGGGCGTTCTGGGCGCGCTCCAGGCCGGAGACGGCCACGCCGCCGGCATTGGCGGCCTTGCCGGGGGCATAGAGTACATCGGCGTCCTGGAAGCGTT
Above is a genomic segment from Halomonas denitrificans containing:
- a CDS encoding SDR family NAD(P)-dependent oxidoreductase, which gives rise to MNDTTAGAVLVTGAAGALGSALVRRLLAAGTDCIALDKNRRKLEKLHDELAADGRAPLCVPLDLAGAGPDHYAELAESLTGEFGRLDGVIHAAAEFKGLRPIEHLPPDEWMQELQAGLTGPMLLTRALLPLLRGTEDSRVLFVVDDPEARAGAYWAAYGVAQSGVRALAATLAAECRKTGPAVGTYDPGAFYSPLRSRVWPAEDPSSLPTADVAAEAVLEAFSRVERPGAD
- a CDS encoding histidine triad nucleotide-binding protein, giving the protein MSDTLFEKIVAREIPADIVYEDDELLAFRDIQPQAPVHVLIIPKKRIATLNDLETDHAELVGRMVLAAAKIAKDEGIADDGYRLNLNCNEQGGQSVYHIHLHLLGGRQMTWPPG